The following proteins are encoded in a genomic region of Acidobacteriota bacterium:
- a CDS encoding sulfatase-like hydrolase/transferase: MKSGRLAAAALACTIALLFGAASCRRGPKAGAFSGAPVVLVSVDTLRSDHLPAYGYKGVETPALDALRKDSILFTRAWAHVPLTLPSHASMLTGREPSAHGIHDNLGYRLRADVPTLAELLKKEGYETGAAVSCFVLKGAASGISRGFDFYDDAVEPDKGGEALGRVQRAGPETVARLETWLAARPTNGKTFAFLHLYEPHTPYEPPEPFKTRYAAQPYDGEIAESDAILGRLMAFLKARGLYDKAVIVFLSDHGEGLGEHGESEHGMFLYRESLQVPLFVKLPGGRRAGETVDEPAALIDVFTTIAEGAGVRGFQRPEGTRSFLDPPGAPARRILSETFFPRIHFGWSELSSLFDGRWHYIEAPKAEIYDVAADPGEKTNLYAQKPDALRPMLAEIAKRKPAYETAGDLDPEARKKLASLGYLSAGPSSANAGGLDDPKDRVKTFEELRMGLGEFTAGNAAKAHAVFRKLLAENPRMLDIWDMDSKALVQLGRPEEALDALKKTVDLAPEAARTPYLREVANLCLQLGKWDEALKHAEALRALGDPDAEDVAARGFLGKGDLAAAEPAARAAYEKGSGKTKVRGALVLGRLAVMRGDVASADKWSQEAAALSAGDKLVQSGLHMLRGDVLARQGRAPEAEKEFLEEIRLYPDRSDARVSLAALYASAGRREDARRTLIALVVHEPSPEAFLLAMKTFRATEDPDGEREMRREARRRFPRDARF; the protein is encoded by the coding sequence ATGAAGTCCGGAAGGCTGGCCGCGGCCGCCCTCGCCTGCACGATCGCCCTCCTGTTCGGAGCCGCCAGCTGCCGCCGCGGGCCTAAGGCCGGGGCCTTCTCGGGCGCTCCCGTCGTTCTCGTGAGCGTCGACACGCTCCGCTCGGACCACCTCCCGGCCTACGGCTACAAGGGCGTCGAGACGCCCGCGCTCGACGCGCTCCGGAAGGATTCCATCCTCTTCACGCGCGCCTGGGCTCACGTCCCCCTCACGCTCCCCTCTCACGCCTCGATGCTGACCGGGCGGGAGCCCTCCGCCCACGGCATCCACGACAACCTCGGTTACCGCCTCCGGGCGGACGTCCCGACGCTCGCCGAGCTGCTCAAGAAGGAGGGCTACGAAACCGGCGCCGCCGTCTCGTGCTTCGTCCTGAAGGGGGCCGCCAGCGGGATCTCGCGCGGCTTCGACTTCTACGACGACGCCGTGGAACCGGACAAGGGCGGTGAGGCCCTCGGCCGGGTCCAGCGGGCGGGGCCCGAGACGGTGGCCCGGCTCGAGACCTGGCTCGCGGCGCGGCCCACGAACGGAAAGACGTTCGCGTTCCTTCACCTCTACGAGCCCCACACGCCGTACGAGCCGCCCGAGCCGTTCAAGACGCGCTACGCCGCGCAGCCTTACGACGGCGAGATCGCGGAGTCGGACGCGATCCTCGGAAGGCTCATGGCGTTCCTGAAGGCTCGGGGCCTATACGACAAGGCCGTGATCGTCTTCCTCTCGGACCACGGCGAGGGACTCGGCGAGCACGGCGAGTCCGAGCACGGGATGTTCCTCTACCGCGAGAGCCTGCAGGTGCCGCTCTTCGTGAAGCTCCCGGGCGGCCGGCGCGCGGGCGAAACCGTCGACGAGCCCGCGGCGCTCATCGACGTCTTTACGACGATCGCCGAAGGCGCGGGCGTCCGCGGCTTCCAGCGGCCCGAGGGCACGCGGTCCTTCCTCGACCCGCCGGGCGCCCCGGCACGCCGCATCCTCTCCGAGACGTTCTTCCCGCGAATCCACTTCGGCTGGAGCGAGCTGTCGTCGCTCTTCGACGGGCGCTGGCACTACATCGAGGCCCCGAAGGCCGAGATCTACGACGTCGCCGCCGACCCGGGCGAGAAGACGAACCTCTACGCGCAGAAGCCCGATGCGCTCCGGCCGATGCTCGCCGAGATCGCGAAGCGCAAGCCGGCGTACGAAACGGCCGGCGACCTCGACCCCGAGGCGCGCAAGAAGCTGGCCTCCCTCGGCTACCTGAGCGCGGGCCCGTCGAGCGCGAACGCGGGAGGCCTCGACGACCCGAAGGACCGCGTCAAGACCTTCGAGGAGCTCCGGATGGGCCTCGGCGAATTCACCGCCGGGAACGCCGCGAAGGCGCACGCGGTCTTCCGGAAGCTCCTCGCCGAGAACCCCCGGATGCTCGACATCTGGGACATGGACTCGAAGGCCCTGGTGCAGCTCGGCCGGCCCGAGGAGGCCCTCGATGCCCTCAAGAAGACGGTCGATCTCGCGCCGGAGGCCGCGCGCACTCCGTATCTGCGCGAGGTGGCGAACCTCTGCCTGCAGCTCGGGAAATGGGACGAGGCGCTGAAGCACGCCGAGGCGCTCCGGGCGCTCGGCGACCCCGACGCCGAGGACGTCGCCGCGCGCGGCTTCCTCGGCAAGGGCGACCTCGCCGCCGCCGAGCCCGCCGCCCGCGCGGCATACGAGAAGGGCTCGGGCAAGACGAAGGTGCGCGGCGCGCTCGTCCTCGGCCGTCTCGCGGTCATGCGCGGCGACGTCGCCTCGGCCGACAAGTGGTCGCAGGAGGCGGCGGCCCTCTCCGCGGGAGACAAGCTGGTCCAGTCGGGGCTCCACATGCTGCGCGGCGACGTCCTCGCCCGGCAGGGCCGGGCGCCGGAGGCCGAGAAGGAGTTCCTCGAGGAGATCCGCCTCTACCCGGACCGTTCGGACGCCCGCGTTTCGCTCGCCGCCCTCTACGCGTCCGCGGGCCGGCGCGAGGACGCACGCCGGACGCTCATCGCGCTCGTCGTCCACGAGCCCAGCCCGGAGGCCTTCCTCCTCGCGATGAAGACGTTCCGCGCGACGGAAGACCCCGACGGCGAGCGCGAGATGCGCCGCGAGGCCAGGCGCCGCTTCCCCCGCGACGCGCGCTTCTGA